Genomic window (Nitrospinota bacterium):
GCCGAACTCGTTTAACATCAGCCGAAGATACCTGGCGCCGCCGTTGATGTTGTCCGCCGGATCGAAGGCGTTGGAGACGTTCATGTCCCGCGCGGTCTGCGGCATAAGCTGCATCAGCCCACGGGCGCCCTTGCGGGACACCGCATAGGGGTTGAAACCCGATTCCACCTTGATCACCGATTTTATCAGCCGGATGTCCAGGTTGTACCTTGCGGCGGCGGAGGCGATGATCGAATCATAACTGCTGGGGAATATCAAACGGCCGGAGGAGGAACCGTAATACCCCCGGCTCCGCGCCCCGGAGCGCTGGCCTTGAAAGTCGTATTTTTTAAGTACGGTGAAGTTAAGCTTGTTCTCCGGCAGATGGTCAGTAAAAAAAATGACGCCCCTGGAGTCCCGCAACATATACACTTCCGCCATGGCGGCGGGGACCGTCAAAAACAAGACGGCCATGAGAACCGCAAAAATAAAGGATCGCGCCATTTGAACC
Coding sequences:
- a CDS encoding lytic transglycosylase domain-containing protein — its product is MAVLFLTVPAAMAEVYMLRDSRGVIFFTDHLPENKLNFTVLKKYDFQGQRSGARSRGYYGSSSGRLIFPSSYDSIIASAAARYNLDIRLIKSVIKVESGFNPYAVSRKGARGLMQLMPQTARDMNVSNAFDPADNINGGARYLRLMLNEFGGNQRLALAAYNAGPDAVKKFRGVPPYQETIDYVNRVNYAYSRLAGRIGAVEEPVTVARLEPSSARAKKTVFYTYKEEGGSSVFTDRPVGKKKILSD